A genomic region of Prosthecobacter algae contains the following coding sequences:
- a CDS encoding phospholipase D family protein, translating into MNVMLRMLTGVGCLVMISCAGPSATQPTVPSSFLAKQETIAQASRQRTVRREGTSGFEMMADGKEAYLARLAVVEAAQKTLDFQYFIWADDVCGTVFADRLLAAADRGVKVRMLLDITHGAQTEVKSAILAAHSNIEIAFFNPMTALKGVFAGNPIPVIGEIDRMQSRMHNKILIADNSLLIGGGRNLADTYFGVDQKHNMRDLDFIAKGPVVSAAAKSFNLYWNSPLTRKGDRTKLTGKDQDKLRAMRRSIERKKHHLAHHHRCPYPVTLARQDALKLLADLSGRMIWAEYEFIADPPERMLRKGKIASPVWRTVEDAIEGSQKNMVMHAAYLIPQEETLALLEETSKRGVTIQLLTNSLASIDGLLAMTGIANRRKEVIQTGAEYYELNARAPARKDYIHSPKITPLGMHTKGLVVDDRISFIGSYNMDPRSKYINTETGVIINSPAFAKRLKKYLMQDLQPENCWHVTQEKNGCLNWSGRTQQGQPIQHHRDPEVPLKKRVSYWLLTHLPWEDLL; encoded by the coding sequence ATGAACGTCATGTTGCGAATGCTGACTGGTGTGGGCTGTCTTGTCATGATTTCCTGCGCAGGCCCTTCTGCCACGCAGCCAACGGTGCCGAGTTCATTTTTGGCGAAGCAGGAAACCATTGCCCAAGCATCCCGCCAGCGTACAGTCCGCCGTGAAGGAACCTCCGGCTTTGAGATGATGGCCGATGGTAAAGAGGCTTACCTAGCTCGTCTGGCCGTGGTGGAAGCAGCGCAAAAGACCCTCGATTTCCAGTATTTTATCTGGGCCGACGACGTGTGCGGAACCGTGTTTGCAGATCGTCTTCTGGCGGCTGCCGACCGGGGAGTAAAGGTCCGCATGCTCCTGGACATCACTCATGGGGCGCAGACCGAGGTCAAATCTGCCATCCTGGCCGCGCACTCGAACATTGAGATCGCTTTCTTCAACCCAATGACCGCGCTGAAAGGGGTCTTTGCGGGCAACCCCATTCCAGTGATTGGAGAGATCGACCGCATGCAAAGCCGCATGCATAACAAGATCCTCATCGCTGACAACAGCCTCTTGATCGGAGGTGGCCGCAACTTGGCGGACACCTACTTTGGCGTGGATCAGAAGCACAACATGCGAGATCTGGATTTCATCGCCAAAGGCCCAGTGGTGAGCGCGGCGGCCAAGTCTTTCAATCTGTATTGGAATTCACCGCTAACACGCAAAGGAGACCGCACCAAACTGACTGGCAAGGATCAAGACAAGCTACGAGCTATGCGACGTAGCATCGAACGCAAAAAGCACCATCTCGCCCATCATCACCGCTGCCCCTATCCCGTCACCCTGGCGCGTCAAGATGCCCTCAAACTCCTGGCAGATCTCTCGGGCCGCATGATCTGGGCAGAGTATGAATTCATCGCCGATCCACCCGAGCGAATGCTTCGCAAGGGCAAGATCGCCTCTCCGGTTTGGAGGACGGTGGAGGATGCCATCGAAGGCTCTCAAAAAAACATGGTGATGCACGCCGCCTACCTCATTCCCCAGGAGGAGACTTTGGCACTGCTTGAAGAAACCTCGAAACGAGGCGTCACGATCCAACTGCTGACCAATTCGCTGGCCTCCATTGACGGTCTGCTGGCCATGACGGGCATTGCCAACCGGAGAAAAGAGGTGATCCAAACCGGCGCAGAATATTACGAACTCAATGCCCGGGCCCCGGCCCGTAAAGATTATATCCATTCCCCGAAAATCACCCCTCTGGGAATGCACACCAAAGGTTTGGTGGTGGATGACCGTATTTCCTTCATCGGCTCCTACAACATGGATCCGCGATCAAAGTACATCAATACCGAAACGGGTGTGATCATCAACAGCCCTGCCTTTGCGAAGCGGCTGAAAAAATACCTCATGCAGGACCTCCAGCCCGAGAACTGCTGGCATGTGACGCAGGAAAAAAACGGCTGCCTGAACTGGAGCGGTCGGACGCAGCAAGGCCAGCCCATCCAGCATCATCGGGACCCTGAGGTTCCGCTCAAAAAACGGGTGTCCTACTGGCTGCTCACACATCTGCCGTGGGAAGACTTGCTCTAA
- a CDS encoding creatininase family protein, with translation MPLRMHLTDLTWPDIAALDKNTPVVFPIAALEQHGWHMPLFTDSMLMGEIARRAELELTKKVLFAPLQWLGNSHHHLDFPGTLSAEPRVYLDMLVGVLENFIAHGFRRLILLNGHGGNDVPGKQAVFEVRQRHRLRDDLLLLFATYWSLSPEAGGAHPKLTQKVMGHACEWETSMVLRLAPHLVKAPETVTEVPFGNSFEPATRGWIMTDRSVPGHVGNPTQASAEKGEALFQVFTRDVVAMLRRVIDWNGKSWDG, from the coding sequence ATGCCTCTCCGAATGCATCTCACGGATCTCACTTGGCCTGACATTGCCGCTCTCGACAAAAACACCCCAGTGGTGTTCCCCATTGCGGCGCTGGAGCAGCACGGCTGGCATATGCCCCTTTTTACCGACTCGATGCTGATGGGAGAGATCGCCAGGCGGGCGGAACTTGAACTGACAAAGAAAGTGCTGTTTGCCCCGCTGCAGTGGCTGGGGAATTCCCACCATCATCTTGATTTTCCCGGCACTCTCTCGGCGGAGCCCCGGGTGTACCTAGATATGCTAGTAGGGGTGCTCGAAAACTTCATTGCCCACGGTTTCCGTCGGCTGATCCTGCTCAATGGCCACGGCGGCAATGATGTGCCGGGGAAGCAGGCCGTGTTTGAGGTGCGGCAGCGCCATCGTCTGCGTGATGATTTGCTGCTCCTGTTTGCCACCTACTGGAGCCTGAGTCCGGAGGCTGGTGGTGCCCATCCGAAGCTGACCCAGAAGGTCATGGGCCATGCCTGCGAGTGGGAAACCTCCATGGTGCTGAGGCTGGCCCCGCATCTGGTCAAGGCACCGGAAACCGTCACGGAAGTGCCCTTTGGCAACAGCTTCGAACCAGCCACCCGTGGCTGGATCATGACGGACCGCTCCGTCCCTGGCCACGTGGGAAATCCGACTCAGGCCAGTGCGGAAAAGGGGGAGGCTTTGTTCCAGGTCTTCACCCGCGATGTGGTGGCGATGCTGCGGCGCGTCATCGATTGGAACGGAAAAAGCTGGGATGGTTGA